The Penicillium digitatum chromosome 6, complete sequence genome has a window encoding:
- a CDS encoding Like-Sm (LSM) domain, with amino-acid sequence MLFFSFFKTLTNQTVTIELKNDIRIRGILKSVDQYLNIKLDDIEVLDLAKYPHLSSVKNMFIRGSVVRYVMLPRSEVDVGLLEDATRREAANQAGKAR; translated from the exons ATGCTTTTCTTCAG CTTTTTCAAGACTCTGACCAACCAGACTGTCACCATTGAACTCAAAAATGACATCCGCATTCGTGGAATTCTGAAATCGGTTGACCAATACCTAAATATCAAGCTGGATGATATCGAAGTGTTGGACCTGGCCAAGTACCCTCACCTGTCTTCTGTGAAGAACATGTTCATCCGAGGAAGTGTGGTGCGGTATGTGATGTTGCCTCGGTCGGAGGTTGACGTGGGGTTATTGGAGGATGCCACACGGCGAG AGGCTGCCAACCAGGCTGGCAAAGCTCGGTAA
- a CDS encoding DNA repair protein Pso2/Snm1, putative, with protein sequence MLESIAAIHARADQIGHVTSCRDPVSSRLSTRQNPGQCHWRPCTNKHILQTLFTLAAARFLRTVQLPPFRDRGTMAGSYPKNGTTSSKGSSGSRKSSIKRNSSILSFFQKTDTPPGATSRQARITQFATVTSRSPSSGRGTPTSQRGDNSRYDHAGGLFLEDKKGLANVERAAATSERERSLTPDIWGDDEEFLKSDPNRYNERDTAVKRRKLDSLDSPADETRQPDAESKTTKAPTPAPAPAKTKKMSGPFIDESDSENDMEAYRELHETTPVAKDVTNDTLQRDKIVATERTFEPTPLPLRKMNPDKDSNDSSGVEGLEGEVSTCPICQVMLKDLDETAISVHVNECLDGKSNPSPATPAPKAMLKPTPKPANIDKGLTRAERAAIARPAQVDPYSHSRPIEGSAFSKMMAGNAEDTAWATAAANELSSRGKQAYQRTCPFYKILPGFSICVDAFRYGAVEGCNAYFLSHFHSDHYIGLSKSWCHGPIYCSRPTANLVRQQLRVDPKWVVDLEFESTTEVPETGGVRVTMIHANHCPGSSLFLFEKSYGNSPNASKQRVLHCGDFRASPAQVQHPLLRPDVIIPVTGKPRQQHIDKCYLDTTYLSPKYGFPAQEDVITACSELCVRLNHETGVGLDAGKNDTGGLMGKFLSVATGINKALDKGSQAGGRLLVVIGTYSIGKERICMGIARALGSKIFATPPKQRICACLEDPELTAMLTNNPHEAQVHMQTLFEIRADTLADYLDGLKPHFSRVVGFRPTGWTYRPPAGRLVQNPPVSTVLHGENWKSPYTSQDLTPQRGSTRESACFGVPYSEHSSFRELTMFCCALRIGRVIPTVNVASQKSRDQMKVWMERWDAEKKKNGLFPVTGDRW encoded by the exons ATGCTAGAATCCATTGCAGCCATCCATGCTAGAGCCGATCAAATTGGGCACGTGACTTCGTGTCGCGATCCGGTTTCTTCGCGCCTCTCGACCCGACAAAATCCTGGACAATGTCACTGGCGACCGTGCACAAATAAACACATC CTACAGACTCTCTTCACCCTCGCCGCGGCTCGATTTTTGCGCACGGTGCAACTCCCACCCTTCCGCGACCGAGGCACAATGGCCGGTTCTTACCCGAAGAATGGCACCACGTCATCCAAGGGATCTTCAGGGTCAAGAAAATCCTCAATTAAGCGCAATTCGAGTATCTTGAGTTTCTTCCAGAAGACCGACACGCCACCGGGCGCCACTTCTCGCCAGGCGCGGATCACTCAATTTGCAACGGTGACCTCGCGTTCACCGAGCAGCGGCCGGGGCACTCCAACTTCTCAACGAGGGGATAATTCAAGATATGATCATGCTGGTGGGCTATTTTTGGAGGATAAAAAGGGACTGGCAAATGTTGAACGAGCAGCGGCGACGAGCGAAAGAGAGCGTTCACTCACGCCTGATATTTGGGGGGACGATGAGGAGTTTTTGAAATCGGATCCCAATCGATATAATGAGAGAGACACAGCGGTCAAGCGTCGGAAGCTCGACTCACTGGACAGCCCGGCCGACGAAACGCGACAACCTGACGCCGAATCGAAGACTACAAAAGCACCCACACCTGCACCAGCGCCCGCAAAGACCAAGAAAATGAGCGGACCATTCATCGATGAGTCCGATAGCGAGAATGATATGGAAGCATATCGAGAGCTTCATGAAACGACTCCTGTCGCCAAGGATGTGACGAACGACACATTGCAAAGGGACAAAATAGTGGCCACAGAACGCACTTTCGAACCTACACCCCTGCCACTG aggaagatga ATCCTGACAAGGACTCAAACGACTCTTCTGGTGTAGAAGGTCTCGAGGGTGAAGTGAGCACATGTCCTATTTGCCAAGTGATGCTAAAGGATCTTGATGAAACG GCAATTTCAGTGCATGTAAATGAATGCCTTGATGGCAAATCGAACCCTTCTCCAGCCACGCCCGCTCCTAAGGCCATGCTGAAGCCGACTCCAAAGCCTGCCAACATCGACAAAGGGCTGACCCGTGCGGAGCGAGCTGCTATTGCCCGGCCTGCGCAAGTTGATCCCTACTCGCATAGCAGACCCATTGAAGGTTCCGCATTCTCCAAGATGATGGCTGGAAATGCAGAAGACACTGCTTGGGCTACCGCAGCGGCAAACGAGCTGTCTTCTCGCGGCAAACAAGCCTACCAACGGACTTGTCCATTTTACAAAATTCTTCCGGGGTTTTCCATATGCGTCGATGCCTTCCGATACGGGGCTGTCGAGGGGTGTAACGCCTACTTTCTCAGTCACTTTCACAGCGATCACTACATAGGGCTCAGCAAGTCCTGGTGCCATGGGCCTATTTACTGCAGTCGACCGACTGCCAATCTTGTCCGCCAGCAGCTCCGCGTTGATCCCAAGTGGGTAGTTGACCTCGAGTTTGAATCTACCACTGAAGTACCGGAGACGGGAGGAGTGCGGGTCACCATGATACACGCAAATCATTGCCCCGGCAGCtcactttttcttttcgaaAAGAGTTATGGGAATAGCCCTAATGCCAGTAAACAGCGGGTGCTGCATTGTGGTGACTTCCGTGCATCTCCCGCTCAAGTGCAACATCCACTTTTACGTCCCGATGTGATCATCCCAGTAACCGGTAAGCCGAGACAGCAACATATCGACAAATGTTACCTCGACACCACATACCTCAGCCCGAAATATGGCTTTCCCGCTCAGGAGGATGTGATTACAGCGTGCTCAGAGCTATGTGTGCGCTTGAATCATGAAACTGGTGTAGGACTTGATGCGGGGAAGAATGACACGGGTGGTTTGATGGGCAAATTTCTTTCTGTCGCCACAGGGATCAACAAAGCCCTGGATAAAGGCTCGCAGGCTGGAGGGCGACTACTCGTAGTCATTGGCACTTACAGTATTGGCAAAGAACGGATATGCATGGGAATCGCCCGAGCACTTGGATCCAAGATTTTCGCGACTCCACCGAAGCAACGGATATGCGCCTGCTTAGAAGACCCGGAGCTCACCGCGATGCTAACCAACAATCCCCACGAAGCGCAAGTACATATGCAAACTCTTTTCGAGATCCGTGCCGACACACTGGCAGACTACCTCGACGGCCTCAAACCACACTTCTCCCGAGTCGTCGGTTTCCGCCCAACCGGCTGGACCTATCGCCCACCAGCCGGGCGACTGGTACAAAACCCACCGGTCTCCACTGTGCTGCACGGCGAAAACTGGAAGTCACCTTACACCAGTCAAGATCTCACACCGCAGCGTGGCAGCACGCGAGAAAGCGCCTGCTTTGGTGTGCCCTACAGCGAACACAGTTCTTTCCGCGAGTTGACCATGTTCTGTTGCGCTTTGCGTATCGGGCGCGTCATTCCGACGGTAAATGTTGCCAGCCAGAAGAGTCGGGATCAGATGAAAGTATGGATGGAGCGGTGGGACgccgaaaagaagaagaatgggTTATTTCCTGTCACCGGCGATCGGTGGTGA
- a CDS encoding Allantoate permease: MLSKRKITARDLRPVYLELQPGPEQTATTEEPPATAEEPPATTEEPPATTEEPPATAEEPPATTEDPPATTEEPPATTEEPPATAEEPPATAEEPPATTEEPPATAEEPPATTEEPPATAEEPPATAEEPPATAEEPPATTEEPPATCKVPSEEPACTTNWSRETRHCSRIASCVCCVCKKEIQHVRNYNRGHRDCTEPQDRH; encoded by the exons atgcttagtaaaaggaagatcacggcacgtgatctccgacctgtttatcttgaacttca acccggtcctgagcagaccgctaccaccgaagaaccgcctgctaccgctgaagaaccgcctgctaccactgaagaaccgcctgctaccaccgaagaaccgcctgctaccgctgaagaaccgcctgctaccactgaagatccgcctgctaccactgaagaaccgcctgctaccactgaagaaccgcctgctaccgctgaagaaccgcctgctaccgctgaagaaccgcctgctaccactgaagaaccgcctgctaccgctgaagaaccgcctgctaccactgaagaaccgcctgctaccgctgaagaaccgcctgctaccgctgaagaaccgcctgctaccgctgaagaaccgcctgctaccactgaagaaccgcctgctacctgtaaagtcccgtccgaggaacctgcctgcacgaccaactggtctcgagaaacgagacattgcagccgtatcgctagctgcgtgtgctgcgtatgcaagaaagaaatacagcatgttcgcaattacaaccgcggacatcgagactgcactgaaccccaagaccgacactga
- a CDS encoding Cytochrome P450 benzoate 4-monooxygenase, putative, which translates to MFVTLQNIPLIFVGLVVAYYLVPYVQKSHLRAIPSAGFSAFTNFWLLLQARRGQKYLVIDEAHKKHGTFVRISPTQVSIADDEAIQGVYGHGNGFLKADFYDAFVSIRRGLFNTRDRAEHSRKRKTVSHTFSAKSIGQFEQYIHSNIEEFVKQWNRLSDLQSNPTTGYVSLDALNWFNYLAFDIIGDLAFGAPFGMLEKGQDIAEMRLDPKDPPKYVAAVEVLNRRGEVSAALGCMPSLIPFAKYIPDRFFYEGMEAVANLAGIAIARVSERLKPEVMANNTRVDLLARLMEGKDGNGNQLGRAELTAEALTQLIAGSDTTSNTSCAILYWCMITPHVLPKLHKTLDEALPKDIEVPTHAMVKEIPYLQWVIWETMRIHSTSSMGLPREIPAGSAPVVICGRTFKAGDVLSVPSYTIHRSKEIWGADAEEFVPERWSPERLTARQKAAFIPFSHGPRACVGRNVAEMELLVICATVFRLFEFEMHQDGPMETREGFLRKPLALQVGMRRRRV; encoded by the exons ATGTTTGTGACACTCCAAAATATTCCGTTGATTTTTGTCGGCCTTGTTGTAGCTTATTACTTGGTTCCGTACGTGCAAAAGTCGCATCTGCGTGCTATTCCATCTGCCGGGTTTTCGGCGTTCACCAACTTTTGGCTACTGCTGCAGGCCCGTCGTGGTCAAAAGTACCTAGTGATCGACGAGGCCCACAAGAAGCATGGAACATTCGTCCGCATTTCACCGACTCAAGTCTCTATTGCCGACGATGAGGCTATTCAGGGCGTCTATGGACACGGCAATGGTTTCTTGAAAGC GGACTTCTACGATGCCTTTGTCTCTATCCGCCGTGGCTTGTTCAACACCCGTGACCGTGCTGAGCACTCCCGCAAGCGCAAGACTGTTTCCCACACCTTCAGCGCCAAATCCATTGGTCAATTCGAGCAGTATATTCACAGCAACATTGAGGAGTTTGTGAAGCAATGGAACCGTTTATCTGATCTCCAGAGTAACCCTACGACTGGCTATGTCAGCCTCGACGCCCTGAACTGGTTCAACTACCTGGCCTTCGATATCATCGGTGACCTGGCTTTTGGTGCCCCCTTCGGTATGCTTGAAAAGGGCCAGGATATTGCCGAGATGCGCCTGGACCCCAAGGACCCTCCCAAGTATGTTGCCGCCGTCGAAGTTCTGAACCGACGCGGTGAAGTGTCCGCCGCTCTGGGCTGTATGCCATCTCTCATCCCCTTCGCCAAATACATCCCAGACCGCTTCTTCTACGAAGGTATGGAAGCCGTTGCGAACCTTGCCGGTATCGCCATTGCGCGTGTCAGCGAGCGTCTCAAGCCGGAGGTCATGGCCAACAACACCCGTGTGGATCTGCTCGCCCGCCTCATGGAAGGCAAGGACGGAAACGGTAACCAGCTTGGACGCGCTGAACTGACTGCCGAGGCTCTGACCCAACTGATCGCTGGTTCCGACACCACCTCCAACACTTCCTGCGCTATCCTCTACTGGTGCATGATCACCCCACACGTTCTCCCCAAGCTGCACAAGACCCTGGACGAAGCTCTCCCCAAGGACATTGAAGTTCCCACGCACGCCATGGTAAAGGAGATCCCTTA CCTCCAATGGGTAATCTGGGAAACGATGCGCATCCACAGCACATCTTCAATGGGCCTTCCTCGCGAGATCCCCGCCGGCTCCGCCCCCGTCGTGATCTGCGGACGCACCTTCAAAGCCGGCGACGTTCTCTCCGTACCCAGCTACACGATCCACCGCTCGAAGGAGATCTGGGGTGCAGACGCCGAGGAATTCGTCCCAGAGCGTTGGAGTCCCGAGCGTCTCACCGCCCGCCAAAAGGCCGCCTTCATCCCCTTCAGCCACGGACCTCGCGCCTGTGTCGGTCGCAACGTCGCTGAAATGGAACTGCTCGTCATCTGCGCTACTGTGTTCCGACTTTTCGAGTTCGAGATGCACCAGGATGGACCTATGGAGACACGTGAGGGATTCCTGCGCAAGCCGCTTGCTTTGCAGGTTGGTATGCGTCGCCGTCGGGTTTGA